The Bos indicus isolate NIAB-ARS_2022 breed Sahiwal x Tharparkar chromosome X, NIAB-ARS_B.indTharparkar_mat_pri_1.0, whole genome shotgun sequence genome has a window encoding:
- the LOC139181199 gene encoding melanoma-associated antigen B4-like, with protein MPRKHKNKHHARGKCHQVQGDTQEAQASDPGAPGEECPSSPSSVPQGSPPSSLAAGDCQELQGAMAPSSPVAEASCAGTEEGAQGPKKESADAAREDLVTRSIRKDPLMRKASMVMDFLLERYTKKESITQNAMLNVIGRKYEQHFPEIPSRASERVELVFGLELKEVDCSRNIYTLVNKFSLGVEEGSSDEEELPKSGLLMALLGIIFMKGNRASEEEVWHFLNVLGIHAGKKHLIFGEPRKLITKDLVQKGYLNYHQVPNSDPPGYEFLWGPRAYAETTKMKVLEVLAKIQDTVPSSFPDLL; from the coding sequence ATGCCTCGGAAGCACAAAAACAAGCATCATGCCCGTGGGAAATGCCACCAGGTCCAGGGGGACACTCAGGAGGCCCAGGCCAGTGATCCTGGAGCCCCAGGAGAGGagtgcccctcctccccctcttctgTCCCTCAGGGTTCTCCTCCGAGCTCCCTTGCTGCTGGCGATTGCCAGGAGCTTCAGGGAGCCATGGCCCCTAGCTCTCCTGTTGCAGAGGCTTCCTGTGCAGGAACTGAGGAAGGTGCCCAGGGCCCCAAGAAGGAAAGTGCAGATGCTGCCCGGGAAGACCTGGTAACTCGGAGCATTCGCAAAGATCCTCTGATGAGGAAGGCCAGCATGGTGATGGATTTCCTGCTGGAGAGGTACACCAAGAAGGAGTCCATCACACAGAATGCCATGCTGAATGTCATTGGCAGGAAGTACGAGCAGCACTTCCCTGAGATCCCGAGCAGAGCCTCTGAGCGAGTGGAGCTGGTGTTTGGCCTGGAGCTGAAGGAAGTCGACTGCAGCAGGAACATCTACACCCTCGTCAACAAGTTCAGTCTTGGGGTTGAGGAAGGTTCAAGTGATGAGGAGGAGCTGCCCAAGTCTGGTCTCCTCATGGCGCTCCTGGGCATCATCTTTATGAAGGGTAATCGCGCCAGTGAGGAGGAGGTCTGGCATTTCCTCAATGTGTTGGGGATCCATGCTGGGAAGAAGCACTTAATCTTTGGGGAGCCCAGAAAGCTCATCACCAAAGATCTGGTGCAGAAGGGGTACCTCAACTACCACCAGGTGCCCAATAGTGATCCTCCGGGCTACGAGTTCCTGTGGGGCCCGAGAGCTTATGCTGAGACCACTAAGATGAAGGTGTTGGAAGTTCTGGCCAAGATCCAGGATACGGTCCCGAGTTCCTTCCCAGACCTCTTATGA
- the LOC139181600 gene encoding melanoma-associated antigen B4-like → MVPSSPDAGPSCAASDEGAQGPEEESAGASQEAPATQSTRKDPLARKARILVEFLLEKYTKKEPITQSALMKIISRKYRQHFSEILSTARERVELVFGLEMKEVDRSRNIYTLISKLNLGANDCPSDDGGLPKSGLLMVLLGVIFMNGNCATEEEIWEFLSMLGIYAGRRHCIFGEPRRLITKDLVQKEYLNYGRVPNSDPPCYEFLWGPRACAETSKMKVLEVLAKLHGRVPSSFPDLYDEALRDQAERAGWRGVARAPTMAEASAPSRAKSCSSSHIYGGGQGTLFPLSWERAVKLLNSAK, encoded by the coding sequence ATGGTCCCTAGCTCTCCTGATGCAGGGCCTTCATGTGCAGCATCTGatgaaggtgcccagggcccGGAGGAGGAAAGTGCAGGTGCCTCCCAGGAAGCCCCTGCCACTCAGAGCACTCGCAAAGATCCTCTGGCCAGGAAGGCCAGGATACTCGTGGAGTTCCTGCTGGAGAAGTACACCAAGAAGGAGCCCATCACGCAGAGCGCCCTGATGAAAATCATCAGCAGGAAGTACAGGCAGCACTTCTCTGAGATCCTCAGTACAGCCCGTGAGCGCGTGGAGCTGGTCTTTGGCCTGGAGATGAAGGAAGTCGACCGTAGCAGGAATATCTACACCCTCATCAGCAAGCTCAACCTCGGGGCAAATGACTGTCCGAGTGATGATGGGGGGCTGCCCAAGTCCGGTCTCCTCATGGTGCTCCTGGGGGTCATCTTCATGAATGGTAACTGTGCCACCGAGGAGGAGATCTGGGAATTCCTCAGTATGTTGGGGATCTATGCTGGGAGGAGGCACTGCATCTTTGGGGAGCCCAGAAGGCTCATCACCAAAGACCTGGTGCAGAAGGAGTACCTGAACTACGGCCGGGTGCCCAATAGTGATCCTCCATGCTACGAGTTCTTGTGGGGCCCGAGAGCTTGTGCTGAGACCAGTAAGATGAAGGTACTGGAGGTTCTAGCCAAGTTACATGGTAGGGTCCCTAGTTCCTTCCCAGACCTCTATGACGAGGCTCTGAGAGATCAGGCGGAGAGAGCAGGGTGGAGAGGTGTGGCCAGGGCTCCCACCATGGCTGAGGCCAGTGCCCCTTCCAGGGCCAAGTCCTGCAGCTCCTCCCACATCTACGGAGGGGGGCAGGGCACTTTGTTCCCTTTGTcttgggagagagcagtcaagctgCTAAATAGTGCAAAGTAG